In one Epinephelus lanceolatus isolate andai-2023 chromosome 19, ASM4190304v1, whole genome shotgun sequence genomic region, the following are encoded:
- the tmem174 gene encoding transmembrane protein 174 → MDQGFWTNMVVQRPVMETNRARNPTAALGGPPDDPARVITPALLPHQSHSLLDGEKTAAVLLFSGVFLALVGVTFTAMGWYQYTSNPNFEWTQLLGPILISVGGTFALTSVCKFGIISCWPCTQWDEEVLVMPVMEQNSAGHSCMISGRNQPIMLHNAATMLCIPPQYSFTAQEVHQAVGLQPGRSVNGVLAACSPHDAVRCVDNAAFTAEEGGSAHNTETDRRWTERTEDERGCVDENGAACSPPPAYEDIYPSFSKHDLT, encoded by the exons ATGGACCAAGGTTTCTGGACTAACATGGTTGTGCAAAGGCCTGTAATGGAGACCAACAGAGCTAGAAATCCAACAGCAGCCCTCGGTGGGCCACCTGATGACCCGGCTCGGGTGATCACACCTGCTCTTCTCCCTCATCAGTCACACAGTTTGTTGGATGGTGAGAAGACTGCAGCCGTCCTGCTGTTCTCAGGGGTGTTCCTAGCCCTTGTGGGTGTCACTTTCACCGCCATGGGCTGGTATCAGTATACATCCAATCCTAACTTTGAGTGGACCCAATTGCTGGGCCCCATCTTGATCTCCGTCGGAGGCACTTTTGCTCTTACCAGCGTCTGCAAGTTTGGGATCATCTCATGCTGGCCCTGCACACAGTGGGATGAAGAAGTGCTTGTAATGCCTGTGATGGAGCAAAACTCAGCAGGACATTCTTGTATGATAAGTGGCAGAAATCAACCAATCATGTTACACAATGCAGCGACAATGCTATGCATTCCACCTCAGTATAGCTTTACAGCCCAGGAAGTACACCAGGCCGTTGGGTTACAGCCTGGCAGGTCTGTGAATGGCGTCCTTGCAGCCTGTTCTCCACATGACGCTGTACGCTGCGTGGATAATGCAGCGTTCACAGCAGAAGAAGGCGGCTCAGctcacaacacagaaacagatCGCAGATG GACCGAGAGGACAGAGGATGAAAGAGGATGTGTTGACGAGAACGGCGCTGCCTGTTCACCTCCACCTGCATACGAGGACATCTACCCTTCCTTCAGCAAACATGATCTGACATAA